The bacterium DNA segment GCACGAAACGCCGCTCGCGCCGCGGCGAATTGTAGTGGATCGCCCGCGCAACCAGCTCCTTGCCGGTCCCCGACTCCCCCGTGATCAGGACGTTGCTGTCGCTGCTCGCCGTCTGCTTGATGATCTCGAAGATCTCCTGCATCCGGGCGCTCTTGGCGACCAGCGTCTCGAAGCTGAAGTGCTGCGTCAGCTCCCGCCGCAGGTGGTCGACCTCGCGGGTGAGCGCCGCCCGCTCCAGCGCCCGCTTGACGACGATCCTGACCTTGTCCGAGAACAGCGGCTTGGTGAGGTAGTCGTACGCGCCCAGCTTGATCGCCTCCACCGCCGACTCGATCGACGCGAAGCCGGTGATGACGACGACCGAGGTCGCCGGGCTGCGCTGCTTGACCCGGGTCAGGACGTCCAGGCCGCTGGCGTCGCCGATGCGCAGGTCGGTGACGACGATGTCGAACTCGCGCTCGTCGACCAGGGCCAGCGCCCGCTCGCCCCGGTCGGCAGCCGTCACCTCGTGCCCGGCCTTGGCCAGCAGCAGCTCCAGCGCCTTCAGGGTGGCGGGGTCGTCGTCAACAACCAGCGCCCGTGCCATCGCTCTCCTCCCGTCGCAGGGGCACGACGATCGTGAAGGACGTCCCCGCCCCCGGGACGCTCTCGACCGTGATCCTCCCGCCGTGCCTCTCCACGATCTTCTTGGTGATCGCCAGCCCCAGGCCGGTGCCGCCGATCTCCTTGCGCGTCGTGAAGAAGGGCCGGAAGATGAACGGCAGGTTCTCCGGCGGGATGCCGACGCCCCGGTCCGCGACGGTGATCGAGAAGCTGCCCTCGTCGCCGGCGCCCCGGATGTCGATCACGCCGCCCGGCGGCGAGAAGTGAAAGGCGTTGGCCAGCACGTTCACCAGCGCCTGGTAGACGAGCACCCGGTCGAGGACCGCCGCCTCGGGCAGCCCGGCGAGATCGACGTCGAGCCGGACGTCCGCGCCGCGGTTCTGGGCGCGCACCACCTCGCAGGCGTCGCGGACGAGCGCCGCCGGCTGCGCCACCTCCAGGTTCAGGGGATCGCGGCGCGCGAAGTCCACCAGCTCCCGCAGCACCGACTGGCACCGCCGTATCTCGTTGAGCATCAGCGCCACGTTCGCCTTCCTCGCCGGGTCATCCTGAAAGTCTTCGTAGAACCCGCCGAGGAAGATCGCGACCGACGTCAGGGGGTTGTTGATCTCGTGGACGATCTCGGCGGCCAGCAGCCGCATGGCGCTCGTCTTGCGGGCCTCGACCAGCTCGTCCTGGCGGCCGACGAGTTCGCGGTTCGCCTCGGCCAGCCGCTCGAGCGCGTCCTTCAGCTCGCCCTGGACGGCCCCGAGGCGGCGGACGGTGCTGTTGTAGGCGGCGACGAAGGAGTGGACCTCGTCGGGGAGGCCGTGCGCCGACAACTCGACGCCGTGGGAGAAGTCGCCGGCGGAGAGGTCGCCGAACGAGCGCTCGATCGACTTGAGCGAGCCCAGGACGCTGCGGGTGATCAGGAAGGCGACGCCCGCGATCGAGCCGACGAGCAGCAGGAACGAGGCGACGAAGAGCTTTTTCGAGGCGGTGATGGTCCGCGTGATCTCCTCGCGCTCGCGCGTCGAGAACCGCGCCGTGATGGCCTCGATCCGCCGGCCGGTCTCACGGATCTTCTCGACCAGCGCATCCTTGACCGCCTGGTTGTCGGCGAGGGCGGCGATGGCCTTCAGGTACGGTCCGAGAGCCGGCTCGATGCCGGGCTGGCGTGCGAGCATCTCCTGCGCGATGTGCCGCAGCCGCTCGAGCGCCTGCGCCTCGCGGTAGATCAGGTAGTTCTTCTCGAACCGTCGCAGCTCCAGCGCCTGCGCCCTGTCCCGCGCGTCCCGCTCCACCGCGCGGCCCAGCGGCCGGATGTCCTCGAGGAGCTTCTTCTTGAGTTCGACGCACTGGATGATGCCGGCCGCGGTCTCCCGGTAGGTGCGGTAGTCATCGAGGAGCGCGTCGTAGTCCTCGGGATTCAGGATCGCGAGAATCTCGGAGCGCTTCGCGT contains these protein-coding regions:
- a CDS encoding ATP-binding protein, with protein sequence MHFKLWKHVLLSLVLPGVLALGVALYAIYSIDRISYRVSLIEVADDINLNLLELRRYEKNILLLYEESNVRTFHQYLAQIEARTNAKRSEILAILNPEDYDALLDDYRTYRETAAGIIQCVELKKKLLEDIRPLGRAVERDARDRAQALELRRFEKNYLIYREAQALERLRHIAQEMLARQPGIEPALGPYLKAIAALADNQAVKDALVEKIRETGRRIEAITARFSTREREEITRTITASKKLFVASFLLLVGSIAGVAFLITRSVLGSLKSIERSFGDLSAGDFSHGVELSAHGLPDEVHSFVAAYNSTVRRLGAVQGELKDALERLAEANRELVGRQDELVEARKTSAMRLLAAEIVHEINNPLTSVAIFLGGFYEDFQDDPARKANVALMLNEIRRCQSVLRELVDFARRDPLNLEVAQPAALVRDACEVVRAQNRGADVRLDVDLAGLPEAAVLDRVLVYQALVNVLANAFHFSPPGGVIDIRGAGDEGSFSITVADRGVGIPPENLPFIFRPFFTTRKEIGGTGLGLAITKKIVERHGGRITVESVPGAGTSFTIVVPLRREESDGTGAGC